From Calliphora vicina chromosome 3, idCalVici1.1, whole genome shotgun sequence:
ttcgactatttttaattgtatatcCTTTTGctcttttagttttgttttcaaaCGCCAAATATTAAAATAGCTATCCAGTTTGGTCTTTGTTTCTTGGCGTTCAACTTAAAATGCGGTTGGCTTATTCAATTGAGGTCGATTATATATACCTTTATGCCATGAGTGTTATCTGATATTCCAATATTGGTTTTAACATACTCGTACACATTACTTAACTTAATTTTTGTAACATGTAACAATACAATACATTACAGGTGTAGTAGAAGATATTAATTTCATGAGGCAATGATTACTCTCCTCAATCAATGAGCtgttgcattttttatttagttatttttttctgcaaacatttgtttggttttatttacAGTGCACACTGTTGAATTAACTGTGTTGCGTTGATCTTTTAGACAAAATATTTAACCTCCGAAGAGATTTGGTATTATAAATAATGTCATATTTTAACCACTGTCGCCTAActattttttgttctttttgcttaattgattttgaaattgaaatattgcAGCGATTCTTGTTGATTCGTATGTACCCTTCacttataagaaaataaaattgtatgaacCATGAGAGGTGTGTGGgtaaatataagtttgttattccgtttctAATatccacattttttatttgcgacctcATAaggtatatattctggatagttatagatagcggagttgatatAGCCATGTACGTCTGCATCTAGAAATTTCAATTCTAAAAGTCCgtgcatttttgaattaaacacAGGGTTATGCCTTTGAACTTTGTCCGATATTTCTCCAAAtgttttatcccttccaaaaaaaaagatttgtcgaggtcataaAAATAGGTATTAGTTGTAAGATGAATTattcgttggagtcaaatctctttccgccgagacatttcttcaggtttggaaacaagaaatagtcactcgttGCTAAATCCAGGGCGGAAGATGGATCATTTCATAGcctaattcaataatttttaccgtgaaaactgcacatgtgtgcagCCATCATGTGGATAGTTTTCTCAtatccaagtgatcattcaaaattgataaCACAGATCCCTGTGatatgcctatggcttccacaatctctcgcactttcaatctccgatcggccaacacaatatcgtgatttttttcaattgtttcgggtgtagagacctcaactgggtgtCCAGAACGTTCTTCCACACATGTACGGCCACaatgaaattcagtaaacctcTTTTttataccattgaaattgatggtgcagagttcccatagtatttagtctttatttgagtgatgatTTTTTTCCGCAagaaataatgcttaatgagctaacgaaattcactttttttccaatttctcctgaAGTCTGGAGGTATTCtactatcaatggctgtcaaacacaaccTAAATGATGCagattgttcaaattttgacatgaGTCAACTggcaggagcagtgttgccctttcagttcagagccgggaaattcaatAAGGCgaggacttattgacccaccaTCGTTGTCCATTAAAACAACCCATAAATCGAGTGTATTTTTATCTCGGAGAAGTACACACTACACGTAATCTGTTgctgaactctagcaacatgtttctgaccgtgctagcaacatgtttctgaactctagcaacatgttgctgaactctatcaacatgttgctgaactctaTCAACATGTTGttgaactctagcaacatgttgttgaactatagcaacatgtttctgaactctagcaacatgttgctgaactttAGCAACATATTGCTAGAGTTGCTAGAGTTcagaaacatgttgctagagttcaaCAACATGTTGCTAGTTTTCAGAAacttcatattgtctatattaatgacttattaatccagatattaataaaaaatagtccaaaaatcgtggttgtcccggttttttcctttttaaataaagtataaagttttttttataatccaaaaatttatacatataatatccttaaaattgtgtagtaaattaattataatctTCATTTGATATCACacaatatgaaatattaaaagacacggttttaccttttttaaatagAGAATCTTTATTATGTTCtataaatcgttaatcaaaAGTTGATAACTTAtaactgacaaaaaaaaataatcgttTTGAGTTAAGTATGTCAAATGACATcttcattatatttaaatattcacttACATCTTCAGTTACATGTCGTCAACCTCTGATCAAAGaaatatatgttaataaatatatatattttaaattgcagaatatttaaaatatattgtacgtgtattttccaaaaattttataggaaaaatttgaactattaatattttgtttcttgGGTACAaaagtttatccaaaaaattggagggGTAGGATTGTTGGCGgcagaaaaaaaacattaaaaactaaaaccaaaagaaaagtaatcaaaaatatattttactccaaaaaaaatatcacaatttatttaagaaaacaaataaagaaaattcaaagataaattataaaattaactaaagacaaaattacaggattttaatgtttaagaaattatacaataacaaaatgtgCTTTTTCTCAGAAAGGAAGGAATTTACATTAAACTTACTTAACTAAATTGTTGAGGCTTAAATATATACTAtatcattttgtttgtttgttgttgtttgctaatattatataaattagtaaaattttataatataaaaagttttgatttagattttaagaatgcttaataaatttatacaaattttaattgccAGTGGCGGGATAAGTGTCCTTATTTTGATAGCCAGATACATAACCGGAAGCATCAACAAGATTTTTGCGACCAGCGATACCTTTACCCTTGCCAGTGGCATCAAAACGTTCCTTATGAGATCCCGTATACTTGCTGGTATCAGTCAAACGTTCTACAGTTGAAGCGGCTTTGCCAGCCtgcaattgcaaaaaaaaataatagtaaataaatttatttgctagCTAATCAACAATTTAAAACTTACCGATGATTGCATAACTCCTGGTGCTCCACATGAagccatttttgttttaatttccgACAACTCAACCTTTCTGGTCTTGGCCAAATCCTCAAGGAATTTATTGTAATCGGCATAAGAGATTTTCATGGCCTTCATTTTCTTAAAGTGTATACCAGTATCGGTAGTGGTGATTTTCTTATCGATTACTTTGGCCTGTTTCATCCATTTGTCACTTTGCGATAGTGTAATCAATTTACCATCGGACTTTGTATCGCCGAATTTGGAGAATGCCTTAAATTGATCCTGGAATGATACTTTGGGTTCTTCTAAAGCCATCTCAGCCAATTCAGTGGTGGGTGGGGCTGGTGAGGCACTGCCATTGGTAGCTTCGTCAGACATGGTGgttctaaaataaaacaaaatttaaacattattttaattccGGAAATTagtctttaaattttgtaatcatTAGATAAGAAAATATACACTCCTAGTTTCTCTGAGATTTAAGAGAAGAAGAATTTAAATGCatctataaaatgtttaatactgAATCTTTCTACTATTAAATTAGcttctacatatatatttagTACAATGACATTTTTGTCTCACTCACCTATGAGCAGCAGTTCTGGCAATCATACTATGCatgtttcaaatttttaaatattttattccaattttaaataatattttcaaatctaaaagttttaattgtttaaaattaaattttttaaaaaatgtacattaaatttgtgccaaaattatgaattttaaattaatttgtttccgAGCTAGTTCTTAGTTCTGACTCAGCCAAAAATAATCAACTTTACATATATAACGAAAGAACTGTTGACCAAAGCAGAACTAAATTTGATTGAGCTCTTAATAAATGATTGTATTCATTTTACCGATAGTTCCTAAAtataagttttgaatttattcaatttaagctTAGACTTCATGCAATAAAACCAttcacaacaaaacaaattatttagcttcattcaaaacttttatttgaatagaattcatttattgttaaatctatatatataaaaatggatgtttgtatgtggatatgtatgtatactccGAATGCAcacaaaaacggctggaccgattttgatgaaattttcagggaatcttcagaatagtctagcgggtaacagattcttgattttcggtctgtgggcggaggggcggaggggcgtggcattatcaaatgtttacattataccgctattgccatctatatatataaaaaacggttcgaccgatttttatgaaattttcagggaatcttgttcagcgggtaacactgtaaagtcagatttttcattttcggtctgtgggcggagaggcgtggcaaaatcaaatgtttacattttaccgctaatgccatctatatacatatataaaaaacggctcgACCTTGCTTATAGGgccatgaataagaaatttccatactgAATCTtttaattcattggaaccagccgaaattccactacatgtattaacattgaagatTCATTAAGATTCACCgacgacactgtatattaaaatcgaaatcgatatgcaatataaaacagatgttttctaaaggccagcaacgcggaccgggtttgatgaaattttcacggaatctccAGAAAAGtcttttgggtaacagtgtaaagtcagatttttttggtctgtgataaacaatttggtttactcttgcatattatgtgcaagaataagaaatttccatatgaaatctattaataatattttaaataactccCCGCAttccacttttaataaaaaataacagttttattcaaataaaatttgtttccgtTTCTGCGGCCCTAGACATAGAGCCGAAATcattgaattcattggaaccagccgaaaaGCCTcgacatgtattaacattgaaggttggatcaccgactttgtccgacactgtatattaaaatcgagatcgatatgcaatataaaacatatgttttctaaaggccagcaacgcggaccggttTCAGttagttcataataaaattcattatgtgtttgaatgattaaatttctgttaattcaaatctaatccaaattgaatgaaaatattttttcttcgttGTTTTGtgatagatttgaattgaaggaAAATCGAgtcattcaataaattttgtaatggattttattaaagaaaaggaATGAATGATTTCAATAAGTTTAAAGTAATAAGGAATCAATACTATGAATTAATTCGCAATGTATTCTTTAATGGAagacatacaaataaatttgattttgggTTACAGTAGTCGAGCTGAACGGCTATTTTAGAGATAACGGTAGCGCTAGGGTACCGATATTGTTGTATGGATAAGGGCGCGGTTAACTTTTGCCATTTATGCCCATTTTCAAAACATTATAATTTGAGAATTAAATGTGGGAAGTAGGAAAGTTTATAATTCgatgaattttgttaattttcaactgttatGGTGAATTTTATTCAACATATCTCACAATCATTTGCCTTATGACATGGATTCTCCCAATTATATTAAGGTACTCATTTTAACTTtcaataaatacatttaaataatataatactTCTTTTTAAtgaagctttcttaaaaaagttgtttggaAAGCTATTGTTAGCAAAGATGAGCAGAtattttggcgcggaatccatatgttgccagatagATGGGAATAGGTCACAGCTAACAATAGCCAATGATTTAAAATaagagctaaaaatttaaaaaaaaactcgcaTTTTTAAGCGCGACCTctaaacttatttaaaatttttgaaaaatttataaataatttgagtCTGGCTGGAGTTACCGTTATTATTGAAATATCGTTAATGAAAAAACAGCAAATACCGTTATCGCAAAATACTGTTAACGAAATAAACCCAAGTACCGTTACCACTAAATTATCGTTATCTTAATAATC
This genomic window contains:
- the ringer gene encoding tubulin polymerization-promoting protein homolog isoform X1 → MHSMIARTAAHRTTMSDEATNGSASPAPPTTELAEMALEEPKVSFQDQFKAFSKFGDTKSDGKLITLSQSDKWMKQAKVIDKKITTTDTGIHFKKMKAMKISYADYNKFLEDLAKTRKVELSEIKTKMASCGAPGVMQSSAGKAASTVERLTDTSKYTGSHKERFDATGKGKGIAGRKNLVDASGYVSGYQNKDTYPATGN
- the ringer gene encoding tubulin polymerization-promoting protein homolog isoform X2; its protein translation is MSDEATNGSASPAPPTTELAEMALEEPKVSFQDQFKAFSKFGDTKSDGKLITLSQSDKWMKQAKVIDKKITTTDTGIHFKKMKAMKISYADYNKFLEDLAKTRKVELSEIKTKMASCGAPGVMQSSAGKAASTVERLTDTSKYTGSHKERFDATGKGKGIAGRKNLVDASGYVSGYQNKDTYPATGN